The DNA sequence GATGTTTCAGTGTAGGGTGTCAAAACAAATGCTCCATCACATACAGCAAAACAAAAtcttgtgccgtaatttttctgtgcTTCTATGGTTCTATCCCAAGCATAAAAGGGAAATAGGGATTATCATAAAAttatacatcacagaaggaggccattcagcccatcatgcctgttccagctctttgaaataaCTATCCGAATAGTTCCACTctttgcaaatttctccttttaaaGTACATAccaaattgccttttgaaagttattgaatctgcttcaatgaCCCTTTCAGGTACTGCATTACAGATTTTATCAACTAGCTACATGAAAAGAATTCGTCTCATCTcttctctggttcttttgacaactAACTAATTTCATGTCCTCTGGCCCTTGTCCCAGTAGAAACAATTTCTGCTCATTTGCTCcagcaaaacccttcataattttgaacatcattATCATACCTCCCTTTcatgttctctgctctaagcagaatcccagattttccagtctctccacataactgaagtccctcatccctggtactattgTGGCACATCTCTTCTGCACCCGCGCCATGGCCTTGATATCCCTCTCAATGGACGTGAAAATTCATTAACTTTATAAGCACGTAAAAGGTAAAGAAAGCATAGGGCCAATTAGAGAATGAAAAGATAGTGGTCTTATGGAAGATGAAGTGTTGGCAGGGATAGTAAGTGGGTCCGTTGTCTTGGTAGTCACAGAAAAGAATGGTAATGAGAATGAAAAGGCACAAGTGGAGGAAGAGCAATTAGATGAGATAACTGCAGATAAGAAAGTAGTACGGAAAAAAAACTAGTGAAATTCAACTTGGCCTAGGCACCAGGCTCTGGTGGCGTGCCAACATTGATTGGACATACTTGTGAAGTGTCATCTCCAACTGCCCCGCCTACCCGCCCCTACAAAATGGTCACCTGACACATCCACCCTGGCGGTGCTCCACCTCCCCACACTAACTGGAGATCAAACAGACTCTTCGCTACCCGATTGGgtgattcttgactgtcaaacagccttttcccCACCTCTGATAATTTTAGAATTaataaaatgttcaaagaaaatgaagaaaGAATGCCTTTTTATAAATTCCCCAATGATTTCTCTCCCAGAGTTGCTTACAGCAGTGTCCTGGAGGTTAACCTTTAATTCCTGAAGATGCCAGGAGAATCTTGGCGAGCTGGCAAAGCAGGTGCATCTCTGCTCCAAGGaggacaactccagcttctccacatAACATAAGGCCCTCATCCCCGATACTATTCAAgcaaatttcctctgcatcctctccaagaccttgacatccatCTAAACCACAAcactggacctgttgggccaaatggcctgtttctctgctgtaaacacCCAGTAATATATTAGTCACAACTTTATGACAGTGCTGAATGTTTTATGGAGAACCCTGGAGTGTCCTAGCTCAATGCGCAAAACCATTAGAAGGAAAACTGACCTGTCCCTTCCAGTTTCCAGCTTGAAGACTTTGTCACAGTAGTTCATGCGTTCTTCAGTGGTCGCGTAGATCTTGGCATGGGCATAGTTCCTCGCCAGCTGCCGCAGCTTGTTGTACGTGGCTCCCTTCCCGTCACGCCGCATGGTCCGATAGGGCCCCCAGATCACGTAGATGGTCTCATTGCCCTCTCCGAAGTAGTGCTGCTGCTTCTGCTGGAGAAGTGGGACACTGGTATGGGACACCACCCTGACGCTTGTCCTGGTGCCAACATCCGTCTCGAATCCTGCTGTGGGCGCATTGTTCATTCTCCACACGCAGGCTGACTGGTCGATCACCCCGCCCGCTTTCTGGCCAAGCATCTGGCCGGAGCTCGACACAATGCTACAAAGGTCGCAGTACAggcggagaggctgcaggacagggGGAGATTGCCAACAGATCAGATTTCTGCACAAGGTTTGAAAGAAAATACATGCACGCTTAGGGTCACCTGACTGTGTGGAATGCAATCCTGGAGATTTCATCGCATAAGCTCCTGCCTCCAACCGCCTCCCGGCCCTCATGCACCCGCCAATGATCGCCAACACATCCATCTTTATAAAGCACTGCCTTTCCACGGGAAACTGGCTCTCAGTTACCTGACTGGATGATGCTTGACTGTCAAAGAGCCTTAtcttttcccatctccaatatttttataactgctAAGTGAAAGCATTCAAGGTTAATCACATACCCTTTATTTTCACCTCCCAGGCCACTTGTAGCCATGTCCTGGTGTTTACTTTTTAACTGCTGGAAACTCCAGAATAATCCTGGAGTGTTGGCATATCAATATACACAGCACACACATTTATGAATCATAGactcaaacagcacagaaggagggaacTCAGTTCCGTGCAGAGATCTGTGAGAAAGGGCGATTCATGattcagcccttcgtgcctgtgttggctctttgacagAGAAATTCGATTACTCCCAGTCTTCTGCTTTTCCCCCCCCCATACCTGCAGTTTTTCTCCTTTTCAAGAATatacccaattcccttttcaaagttattactgaatctgcttgcaCCACTCATTCAGGTGATGCATTTCAAATCATCTCCTCATTTTGTCCTttcgttcttttgtcaattatcgtaCATCTATGTTAcctggtcactgaccctcctgccagtggaaacagtttctccctatttatcaAAATCTcttataattttaaaaacctcattaaatctccctttaaccttctctgctgtaaggagaacaatcccagctcttCTAGCTGATGAATAGCAATGAAATTAAGACATTTTCTCTGGGATAATGCATTAGATCGTTCCTCGGTTAATATTACTCATTGATTAATACTGAACAACTCTCACTGCCAATTATCTCATAAATTTTCCATTTCAATTTCCCTCATCCTGCTACAAGATTTAAACACATCTGTTGTTATGAAGCAATGATATATGTCAGCTGAAAATGTCTCTAAACCATGAAAACTAATATGTAAGCACGGACTAAATAAGTACTGGCACTGAGACAAGTAAATAGATTAGTATTGCCAACAGCCAAGTATGCTATTTAGGGTATGGTAACGTAATGGTTATACCTATTGGACTGATAATTCAGAGGCGTAAACTAGTAAcacatacgagcatacaaattaggagcacgagtaggctattcggcccctcaggcCCGCTCCGCCATTTGAgaagatccttagacagcaccttccaaaccagtgacctctaccacctagaagga is a window from the Heterodontus francisci isolate sHetFra1 chromosome 8, sHetFra1.hap1, whole genome shotgun sequence genome containing:
- the st6galnac3 gene encoding alpha-N-acetylgalactosaminide alpha-2,6-sialyltransferase 3 isoform X2, whose product is MSCIGKKKLILVLSLLLVVSLFMAVVRYTYDTSSLLLQPYLGHGGILNRTRVFTQPNKDQQPRDLHGYVSVTTLQPLRLYCDLCSIVSSSGQMLGQKAGGVIDQSACVWRMNNAPTAGFETDVGTRTSVRVVSHTSVPLLQQKQQHYFGEGNETIYVIWGPYRTMRRDGKGATYNKLRQLARNYAHAKIYATTEERMNYCDKVFKLETGRDRTIEAQKNYGTRFCFAVCDGAFVLTPYTETSLQKNITANWSISQFVL